The proteins below come from a single Biomphalaria glabrata chromosome 10, xgBioGlab47.1, whole genome shotgun sequence genomic window:
- the LOC106054374 gene encoding uncharacterized protein LOC106054374 has translation MVERTIAAVCFSFWTLSTLVYGLGSNLDLEQNCILSFIVPRDKMKSSCELDEKVNRRINAIEMKVNIYKQEVADLKLQLEKERQLNAEKIEKLSRALKEDSEEDEFSSRLEKRLAMLEKAFDQLPEDMTLSIGSKTKRLDDKAAPEHLESSQLTSSSVIRTLIQTELNGKFENYTKRLETYVKEQVLFYNQLFRMLPTKNSDVSTQKTQPASTTTATTPTGKNKANSEILEKIMDVTSLETLSQTLFFSSGATTFSHSGITTSSPLHKLEGNTTKPIVEPESVITNSNVTSGIVLVDNVSEANDTFSQTIEKPHESKTTDAVRKDINSDISAARIGAKSNESDKANVTDSSKPNTEDNEVEEDKAWKENMIRDQHNKQTDSDRLRNEITAMLYTPLAEVFSVIDKKAAAIEEKIKLQEEKNQQVVKDLQAKLKEIDDGTKSAISQVESLSQGFKDSFLKMDKLNPLETLVNEIKKNLSADPLSKVELDEQGKKIKKLERLVLVYQQSLEHYRNESRQEYREVREVIDKNATSIKSYCKSAQENVTSAVNILINKLNNTYRDKLKEIYDQIRVNEDNVLLLQIDLSSFERNMKNKLKNDKEIDEVQGAVNELASKHRDFRKKLDSLESQQFNLIHSINSTAKEVMELKTEIKLNVLDAWLPLNFEYDSSKTECHGEQYVKKLKFHHAKLVGVVLCSPTRYKIFLSNSLHSKFLNVGDLYGLGEDHCEFVGAMAKSQVKLSPFRGTTYFTQGFARSEWGEEPVLATLSTLKPSPDWYECGLTIP, from the exons ATGGTGGAGCGGACGATAGCGGCGGTTTGTTTCTCCTTCTGGACACTGTCCACTCTGGTTTATGGCCTGGGCAGCAACTTGGACCTAGAGCAGAACTGTATACTAAGTTTTATAGTCCCTAGAGATAAGATGAAGTCTTCATGTGAACTGGATGAGAAG GTCAATCGGCGGATCAACGCGATAGAAATGAAAGTAAATATCTACAAACAGGAGGTGGCCGACCTGAAGCTTCAGCTTGAAAAAGAGAGGCAGCTCAACGCAGAGAAGATTGAGAAGCTGAGTAGAGCCTTGAAAGAAGACTCGGAAGAGGATGAGTTCAGTAGTCGACTGGAGAAGCGACTAGCCATGCTGGAGAAGGCCTTTGATCAGCTGCCAGAAGACATGACGCTCTCTATCGGCAGTAAAACAAAACGTTTGGACGACAAAGCAGCTCCGGAACACTTGGAAAGCAGTCAGCTGACGTCAAGCTCCGTGATAAGAACGCTGATACAGACTGAACTGAATGGCAAGTTTGAAAATTATACCAAAAGGCTGGAGACGTATGTTAAAGAGCAAGTGCTTTTCTATAACCAGCTTTTCAGGATGCTGCCTACAAAGAACTCAGATGTGTCAACTCAAAAAACTCAGCCAGCGTCCACGACCACCGCTACTACACCAACtggaaaaaataaagcaaacagCGAAATCCTGGAAAAAATTATGGATGTAACTTCCCTTGAGACATTGTCTCAGACGCTGTTTTTCTCGAGTGGTGCGACAACCTTTAGTCATTCAGGTATCACTACTTCCAGTCCGCTGCACAAGCTGGAAGGCAATACCACAAAGCCAATCGTTGAGCCAGAGTCTGTGATAACAAATTCAAACGTAACATCTGGAATAGTTCTTGTCGATAACGTTTCCGAAGCAAACGATACTTTTAGCCAGACCATCGAGAAGCCTCACGAATCAAAGACGACAGATGCGGTGAGAAAAGACATTAACAGTGACATATCCGCCGCCAGGATCGGCGCCAAGTCTAATGAAAGTGACAAGGCAAACGTGACAGACTCTTCCAAACCAAACACTGAAGACAACGAGGTGGAAGAAGACAAAGCGTGGAAGGAGAACATGATCCGCGATCAGCACAACAAGCAGACTGACTCGGACAGACTCCGAAACGAGATCACTGCCATGTTGTATACCCCGTTGGCGGAGGTTTTCAGCGTTATTGACAAAAAAGCTGCTGCCATTGAAGAGAAGATCAAActgcaagaagaaaaaaaccAGCAGGTTGTCAAAGATCTCCAAGCCAAGTTAAAAGAAATTGACGACGGTACGAAATCTGCAATCTCTCAAGTAGAATCGTTATCTCAGGGATTCAAAGACTCTTTCCTTAAAATGGACAAACTAAATCCTTTGGAGACTCTtgtcaatgaaataaagaaaaacctCAGCGCGGATCCATTGTCCAAGGTGGAGCTCGACGAGCAAGGCAAGAAGATTAAAAAGCTTGAAAGACTCGTTCTCGTTTACCAGCAGTCGTTGGAGCACTACAGGAACGAGAGCAGGCAAGAGTATAGGGAGGTACGCGAAGTTATAGACAAAAACGCGACCAGCATCAAATCTTACTGCAAGTCCGCCCAGGAGAACGTCACCTCGGCCGTCAATATCCTGATCAACAAGCTCAACAACACCTACCGCGACAAGCTCAAAGAGATTTACGATCAGATCCGGGTCAACGAGGATAATGTGCTGCTCCTTCAGATCGACTTGTCCAGCTTCGAGAGGAACATGAAAAACAAGCTGAAAAACGATAAGGAGATAGATGAAGTCCAGGGCGCTGTCAACGAGCTGGCCAGCAAGCACAGAGACTTCAGGAAGAAGCTGGATAGTCTGGAGAGCCAGCAGTTCAACCTAATCCACAGCATCAACAGCACTGCTAAGGAGGTAATGGAGCTGAAGACTGAAATTAAACTAAACGTTCTGGACGCGTGGCTTCCCTTGAATTTCGAGTACGACTCTTCCAAGACGGAGTGCCACGGTGAGCAGTACGTGAAGAAACTCAAATTCCACCACGCCAAGTTGGTGGGCGTGGTACTGTGCTCCCCGACACGATACAAAATATTTCTGTCCAACTCACTGCACTCCAAATTTTTGAACGTCGGAGACCTTTATGGTCTAGGGGAAGACCACTGCGAGTTCGTTGGAGCTATGGCCAAATCACAAGTGAAACTGAGTCCATTCAGGGGGACGACTTATTTTACACAGG